From the Papaver somniferum cultivar HN1 chromosome 2, ASM357369v1, whole genome shotgun sequence genome, the window aaaatttctttttcatCTTGAGTATACTCAACTTTAAATTCTTCAGAAaactgaaaatgaaaataaaagttAGATTAAGGTGGAATATTATGTTTGTGTTAGTAATTACAGTGCAAGTATATATGTATTGGTTTTCACCAGTTTTTGTATCAGTATAACATTTATGCACTCAAATTAATATTATAGCATTTTTTGTTAGTAATTACATTGTAATAGTGAATAACACACACACAATCATTTTTGGGGGCTTACTGTGTCCTTCAGAAACTCCATAGATATTTCTTTGATGTTCCACTTTGTCACTCTCGGCAGGTATCGTTCATCTAGTAATTGCAGTGGTGCCACCAAGTGAGTATGCTCTGCATACAACAACTGCAACAAAataacataaataaaataaaaaatagtatCTTAAATTGACGGTACAATAAATATGTACTGCaaagaaaacttgaaaaacacGATCATACCAGCAAATATACGACACAACCAGTGATGTCCTCGGGAGTGTTTTAGTTCTGATTAATTTTTTCTCTAAGAAACCACGAACTAGGTCAGGCCACGATACATTCTTTGACTTTTTGAGATCATCAACTAAACCGAAATACTTCTCTTTAAGTTTATGAGATTCTTTTGTTGTAAAAACAATGTAAGACAGATAAACAGGCAGATTAGCTTAACCATATCTTCTAGCGTCTGTTCAGTTTCTGTTCTTGGTATTATGTGTTTAGTGTCTTCATTACTTTCGGTATTATCTTCACTGTCTTCGTCACCTTTAGATTCAGTATTGCAATCTTtaccattctttttctttttcttgattctAGTACGCTTAGGTAGGTTCAGGATTGCATTTTGTAAAATTGGTCTTGTAACCATGTTGCTTCTGCCAAAGTGTCTAAGTAAAAGGGTTTCTTTCTTCATCCACTACCTCCCATCAAATTGGTGTCATCAGTTCTTCTTCCTGCCATTCTTGGCAACCCAAAGATTACAACCAGTTTTTCTGGTGTTGATGTGACAACATGTGTTTCTCCCCTTCTAACGAACTCAAATGTGAGTTCATTCTTGACTCGGCCACTTTTGTAATACTGCAAGAACTTTTTGACATCACCTTCTAGCTTTTCCCAATGACTTTCTGTGTACTTAGTGTACCTAAACATTAAGAATATTTGTCCATAAGAAGATTCACCTAAGTTTTTTAACTAGGATTCACTCAAAGTATATCCACTCCATTTCATTTTGGCAATCAGACTATGTAGTGTTGTGAAACCAGATCTGCACAACTTTCTAACAGATTTTGGCTGTAAAATTTAATTAGTTTTGTTTCAGTATAACATTTATGCATTGCATATTCATCATGTTTGAAACACAAACAATCAGTATTGGCCTTATGTACTGCATACCCAAGATCATTATCTCataaagcaacaaaaaaaaatgaagcatATATGATTATTTTGTGTCACAAACAATCATGTATGGATGCATAATAAAGCATATAATGATTTTAAAGTACATAAACAGTTATGTCTCAGTATTGCATATATAGGCATCCACACATTGTTATTCAACAGTTTTTGAGTTATGTACTGGCCATCTGTGTACCAGAAACACAAACAATGATATATGGACACATAAACAATGTTACTCATTCAGTATTGGACTTATATACTGCCAAAAAACTCCCAAAATCATAAAAAAGAAACTCAACATTTGATATATGTATTGGTGGCTCTATGtatcagaaacaaagaaaaacacaTTGCATGTCACTTTTGATTATTATTCAACAGAAACACAAACAATGATACATGGACACATAAAAAACGTTACTCATTCAGTATTGGATATGTACTGCCAAAAAACACCAAATATCATTAAAAAAAATCTCAGTATTTGATATATGTATTGGTGTTTCTATGcatcagaaacaaagaaaaacagaTTGCATGTCAATGTTGATTATTATTCAACAGTTTTTGAGTTATGTATTGACAAATCTATGTGCTAGAAACACAAACTGCAAGTTGCATGTAAATTATGATAGGTATTCAACCATTTTTCATCAGTACGTCACATATGTACTGGTGTATCTATGTCTCAGAAAcacaaaaaacaaactaaaagtaTTAGAAATAGTAGCTTTCTTCGGTTTTGCTACCTTTTTTTTGGTGTTATTACTTTTTTTCCTCGTTGATCTTCGTTTTGATCTTCTTGATTCTTTTTTTGATGACCTAGGAGCAGTAATGTCATCCTttattacttcttcttcttcgatttgtTCTTTTGATTCTTCTTGTAACCATTTTGGAAAATCAATTTGTAAAATCAGAATCTAGGTTTTTGCATTTTTATGATTGGTTTCAAAATCAGAATCTGATTTGGGTTTGCTGATTTTAAGATCTGTTTTTGATCCCACTGAAAATTGGTTCTCTGATTGAGATTCTCTCTGAAAATTGGTTAGGTTTCTCTGTAACGTTAGAAAACATTAAATGATTTTCTGACCGTTTTCTGTGATTTTGTACGGGAAAGAAAACCGTAAATGGTACGTGGTTTATATGCATTCTTCATATGTGGTTATTATTAGGGTAAGCTggttattttttcattttcaaaaaatTATGGACCTAATGATAAGGATGAATCCCGATTGGATCCTAGTATAACTAAgtatatgggcttaggaccaaatagCAAAGCCATCCTCTTGTTTCCTATTATTTAAAAGTTAATCCCTCTATTGGCATCCGTTGGTACGTCGGGACGCGAGAAAACGACGTGCACCCCACCTGCTCACGCGCACGATACCCCACACAAAAAACCTCTAGTTTGCAAGATCTAACCCTAAAAAGAGGAGAAAGAGAAGATTGAAACCCCATTATTATTTAGCGAGAAAGAAagacaaaaaaagaattaaaaacaaAACCACCACCTAAACTCCTCAAACCCACTAACTCATCAACCTAAGTAATCAAGTATATACTCCACCAAAATTAGGAACAACTAATAAGTAAAGTCTCTTCCCTTCTTCTACAATTTATTTTAGTCTTGTTGTTGCTGGCTTGTTAGATTTCAACCTAGCTGGCTTTAGTTACAGATTTAACTGTTCTTGTTACCTACAAATCATTACAGGCttcgttttgttttttgttttatcaaTTTAGAAAAAAATACGTAGTTGGATATTAATGTATTTTTTTCTATCGGTAGTTGGATAATCATAGTTGACTACTACTTTTGTTCTATATATCCAGAAGGAAACCCTAGCTAGAAACACTTGGGCTTGGTagttatctgtttgatttgtataAATAATGGCAAATCGATGGTGGACTGGACCGGTAGGGTTACCTGGGATGGAACCCTCATCAGTATCAGTTTCACCAGGGATGAAGAAACGAGATCCCGATgggggtgatgaagaagaagagagagaaaatgaagatgaacaaagagatgatcaaggtGCAGTTGAAGTTGGAAGTCGTCGACCAAGAGGTAGACCACCAGGTTCAAAAAACAAGCCGAAACCGCCAATATTCGTCACCCGAGATAGTCCAAACGCTCTTCGTAGTCATGTAATGGAAATAGCTGGTGGAGCTGACGTAGCTGAAAGCGTTGCACAATTTGCAAGAAGACGTCAACGAGGAGTTTATGTGTTGAGTGGAAGTGGTGCAGTTGTTAATGTAACCTTAAGACAACCAGCTGCACCAGGTGCAGTTGTAGCATTACCGGGTCGATTCGAGATTTTATCATTGGCTGGTTCTTATTTGCCTGGACGTGCTCCTCCTGGTGCTACAGGATTGACAGTTTACTTAGCTGGTGGCCAAGGTCAAGTAGTGGGTGGATGTGTTGTTGGAACACTTACAGCGTCTGGTCCTGTTATGGTCATAGCAGCAACATTTGGAAATGCAACGTATGAGAGGTTGCCATTAGAAGAAGCAGAGCATAACAATCAGCAAGATcatgaagaagcaggaagcggcgGCTGTGGAGGACAAGGATTGGAAAATTCACCTCCTGCAGTGGGTAGTAGTGGAAGTCAACAGCAACAACTGCCTGATCTGTCAACCCAGATGCCAGTTTACAATCTGTCCCCAAATCTGCTTGCAAACAATAATAATGCTAGTGGTGCCCAATTGAACCATGACGCTTATGCTTGGGCACATGCACGTCCACCTTTCTGATCATGGAACTAAACTAAGTTAGCTAGTTATAGTGTGTGAGAGAGATAGACTGATAGAGGGAGGTAGAAAATTAGTAGTAGATATATAGCTTGACGATGAGGATGATTTCAGTTTCCGACTTTAAATGGAAGAAAAAAACGAAGGGGGATACAGAAAAAAGAATCatgggtttttgatttacattgcTATGTATATTTTAGTGGGTttattttgttctttattttcCTTTCTAAATTTATCTCTCTAGAGTCTGGACTAAGTTTGAATATAAAAATTGCAGTTTGGTTCGTTTGAGTTAGTCTATTTAATTTAGTACTATATCTTTTTAAATTTTCTGtttgatgtttttttcttttttttctgaagTATTCTGTTTGATGATGATCATCATATTGCAATATAATCAAATGTGTGTTCTTCAACTTTCTATAAAATAATGTTGTTTGTTGGTTTATTTATTTCATACCCTTTTACTTTTGCTGCTTTTTGAGGATTATTATTGCAAAAAATACGTAGTATAATATTGTGTCCTATTTCCCCGttcaataaaacaaaacaaaaaaagttgTTCCAAATTCTTTTCTCTATGAGTTTGAGTATCATTGTTAAGGTTGTAATACACCTTGATTTTGAAATGATGGATTAGATGGTTTATGAGTATTCTAATTTGATGAGATTGATGGGTTAATGTGtaagaaaaagagaaattcgCTTCTAGGGGTTTCCATTATGATGATCCTATGAGTTGGCTGGTTAATAATCAGATACCTGCAAAATAAGGCTAGGTCAAATATTCAGTCACGGATGATATGCTCAGCTGTGCACGGAAAGGATGAGTTAAAAGCTGAGAAGCTGAGAAGGTTTATTCCGAAGCATTAAGGGAGGGAGGGGATCACAAACTGCTTGTAACTTGAACGCTTCATACATGGAACCATTCAACAGGTCAGTCAGACAGGGTGCGAGAGGAACAACAGTCATATTATATTGTTATCTAGTTTGGTGAAAGTTGAAAACCTTATCAAGAGGAGTGTAAGAATTCATGAACATATTTTGTTTCATATGGCCAAGTCATGGACCATCCGTGtttcttctctttcctttttgaTCTGGGTCCTCTTAACCTATGTACCCGTATAAAGGTCGAGGAGCATTTAATGATACATTTTTATCTTGTTTTTCTGCCTTTTTATCCAAAAACGAGATAATCATTAATAATGAATCTGTTATATTAAATAATGATCAATTTCCATAATTATCCTCGAAGTTTATTAACGAAATTTAAAAACTTGGATTCCACTATCATTCCCTAGCAAATCCATCCACTGCGATTTGCATTTAATCTTGTAACTGTTATTATGTTATTATGTCTCCTCTTAAAGACGGTCGTTTTGAATTCTTCTTCTCCCCTTTGACCTATTGCTTGAATGGAAAaattaattatcttaataaattaaGGTAACTAAATAAATCAATGGGGTTCGGAAAAATCAACGGGAAAAGAAAAATAGGAATGTTAGATTTTCTTAAACAAAATCATACttagaaattaaagaaaaaagaaaattttgtaaaTCTTATACTCGTATCAATTCGATATCATAAATACACGACATCTATCATAGCACACCAAATAACACACATGGTATATGTAAGAAGAAATAAAATAGACATACGACTAAGGCTCTCATATTGAGAGATATGAAGTCGTACAACTTTCACCCACCCTAAAGAATCTGTATCTCAAAACCTCTTTGACTAGTCAAATACCACTATTTCTTCATCTAAAACCACCTTATTACTCCTAAAACCGCTCTCTTCTTCTCTGAAATTGCTTAACTATTAACTGGTTTTCTCTACCAGTTTCTCTCATTTTCTTATAGCTCAGATCTATTAGTCCCATTAGTAGATCGTTTTCTCAAATCCTTGTTTCTCCCATTTTTCTTCTATTCTCTAAGTTTGCTAGACGGATTTTGAATCTGTTTTCTTAAATGTTTGTTTTGTATCCTGAACAGTGATTTCATTGTTTAATTTCTACATAAAACTTCGGTTCCAGTTGTTTTTCTCTCGAAGATTTCCTAAgcttttttttctttggttttggTAAGCACGATCTCAACTGGTTCCTTCTTCTGGTAATGATGAAGTTCAAAGTTGTGTCCCACAAGTATGAAGATTTTCCTTTAAAAAACGTGAATCCCATTCCTTCAGCAGATGAGGAACTTCTTTGTTAgatgttgaatcaatttgaatCAAATCTTAATGCTCGAAAACCATTTGTTAATCAGCTTCTTGGGATAATTTCTCTTAATGATCAAGCAGAACGAGTCGTCACAGGCTCCAACCATGTCACTCTGAAGACGGACTCGATTAACTTGAAAATCTCCGGCGAGAAGGAAAGAACTACGTTGTTCAACAATAGTAAAGCAACATGAGACTGGAATTTCAGGTAACTGCAAGTTTAATTTTTCCGGCGAAAGAAACTGTATCGGTGTTCCAATACGAGCGGTGGGTTATAAAAGTTTACCGACAGATGAAGTTGAGGATTCAGGTAACCTAATTTTAGGTCAAGTCTCTTATTTTGAATTAAGTCCTTCTCCTGGTCTAAATGTGAACAATGGGCTTGTAATAGACTTTATAGCCTTTGGTGTTTATTTCATATGTGGGATTTATTGGGCCTGTCTTGTTTTATGAGAAAAAGAAGTGAAAATCCAAGGGAAGTTGTTACACTGAATTTTCCGGGGAGGTCGGTTAATAGTTTCAAAGTCTCAGATGACCTAGTTGTTGGTCAAATTAATCTCAGATATGACAAGGGTAAATGCTTTAGCCAAGGCAATGGTCGGTCGGAACAATGTCCAAGGTTGGGTCACGTCAAGCATTGCTCTATTCAAGGAAACTTCGGGACTTGCTTGCAAAACTCCATACTGTTATCTTCTTCAAATACAGTAAGAACCTCGGAAAGCACAGGTACTGCATACCCCTTTACGGTCTTCTTTGCTTAATTAATATCAAGACTTGCAGACAGATTAGActtgatttttatttgttctcGTTTGAGTGGAAGGGTTTAAGTTTTTCTCTTCATAAGAAGTATGCTATCATCTGTATGATTACCTTGATGGATGAAATTGATTTGGGGTGTTATTGTCTAGGATGTACTCTGAGTATTTGTATTAGCACTGATGGTAATATATCCTGGTTCTTGAACTACTTGAGATGTAGATGTTTAGGGAGGAACCTTAAGGATGGATGTGTTTTTAAACAAGGTTATAGAGATTAGCAGCATCTCGCAGTCGGGAAAACGGATAACTATAGACAGATAAAACTTGATGCTTATTTGTTTTCTAGAGAATGGATATGCTTTGATACCCTGACATCTAGAGCTTATAGTGTAAGTTGTACTAATACCTTGGATGGTGAGTTTGTTATGTGGACTTCATACTCTGGATGTCATTTGAGTATTTGTAACATGATGAACGATAATCTTCTTTTTCCAGTAATTGTTCTGAAATTTAGACCCTCAATACATTCTTGTGAAGTTCATAAACTAATTGAGCGGTATGATGAGAACTGGTGTGGCTCAAGTCAAAAGAAGATGGATAATCCTGATCCTCACTACACCTGTAAAGTTTTTTATAAGATCTTATCCATCAGAGTGGTTGCTTCTCGacagattgaattagatttttatTGGTTCTTTCGTGTGTGGAATGGACTAAATTCACTGTCCTTTATGGAATATGAAATGAGTCTTATGTTCAGAGATTATTCCTTGAATCATCTTTTTTCTTTGAGTTCTTGGGATGAATTGCAGGTATTCAGTTTACTCTTATGTTAGACTTATCCTGCTGCCAGACCTTTAAGCCAGTTATCACCTTCGGGGGCTTGGGATGTCAGTACATATGTTTAGGATAGTAGTAAGATGAAGCATGTGTTTTGTCATAAGTGTTTTGGATGGAAGTTTCAGCAGTTTGGGTTTTCTTTTCGGCATGGTTTCGAGGAATTTTTCACTATGTTCTTTTTTTCCCATCAGTAtacttcttggaattcttggGATATTATGTGGGATCTTGGCTCTCACCCATGTTGGGCATACCTCGATACCAGACCTTTAAGCCAGTTTACTCCTTAGGCGAGGGCTTGGGCAGTCATTACATATATCTGGCATAGGTGGGAGTTGATTTTCTTCGATGTTCGCAAGTTGAATGATGTTCTACTGTTTGGAGGGAACTAGTCAAGCTTCACCTTTGTTAGTCATCTTCCTTCTTATGGGAGGAAATATGCAACTCTATATGTCACGCATGGCTCATTTATGAGAATTAAACGTCAACATATTCACGTCTTGAAAGAGGTTCTGGTAGCAGTACATTGTAATCATGACCGGAGTGGGGCTGATGAAGACTTGGTAGACACTTTTGTTTTCTTCTCAGTACTTGACCGAGTGATGATATCTACTTCACTACTTGGTAGAATTTATTCTTGTCTAGACACATATCTATATTTCCCTTTTAGTGCCTTTCCTTTGTGTTCTGATGTTAATCTCTGTAATGGTTCAACCTCCAGTTCAGCGTCTACTGACTGTGATGGCTAATTTGTAACCgtcgtttaaaaaaaaaagtagttgCAGTGTAGGAAAAGTAAGTAGAAAAGAAGGAAGGGATTTTTATAGCCCAAGTTACATACATAATAGACTATCAATGTCCACATATCTCCCCACATATCTTACTTGTGCATGGTTGTAAGTCAATAATTATCTTTACTTGACCAAGTTAAGCTGGTGGACCAAGATAAATTACAGAAATGATAAAGCTACCGAGAGTGCATCCCGATGCCAAATTCCGACTAAGAGAGAAAAACTGATGGGCCCAAACCCACCCCCTTATTGTCTCTAGTGGGTCTCAGGGCTGTGTGTATCAGGAACACACGTCGGGATCTAAATTCGGTGGCTCTATCATCTCTCAGATAAATTAACACCCGAAAAAATGGTGGGCCACATGTATAAATGACGTGTTCACATGACAGGACCGTAAAAATAATTCATTTGATCCGATTTAATTTATTCATGTCAAGGATAGAAATGGAAttacggttttgtaaaatacaTGTGAATCTTATCCCAAGATAATTATAACTCcaacaaaaatcatcaaatttcaagATAAAAAGTGTATCATTAAATGCTCCTTAACCTCTATACAGGTATATAAGTTAAGAAGACCCTTGATTTGGACATTAATTAGgcaaaataatactccctccttcccactattagatgacctagttcaagtttgcacaattcttaagacaAAGAATGGGAAGATGTATGGGAAGATGTatattaagtattttttacaattatacccttatggattaTAATTTGTAAAATCtataaatgatttatctctcaaactataccatggattttcgtaaactttgtaccattggaaagcattttaaaacacctacataacgagtataaacatgaatatcaaattatatacatttcttatactaacgataatcaatcaaaaggataattttagaaatattccttgtttaatgaaataggtcaactaatggtgggacaaaattttaaactaaataggtcatctaatagtgggacggatgTAGTACTAATGATGTCAATAAAGgctctttttctctctcttattctgGCGATTTTCATGGCTTCTGGGTAATTAGGAATTTGTTAGCTTGATAGGATGATAGAGGGGAAAGGGAAGTGGATTCACTATCAGTTATTATTAGAGTTTAATCTATCTGAGCGATTCATGGCTCTCAAATCCTTTCCAGATGTTGATGGAATCGCCAAACTCccttttttcatatttattttttattttcttgttcttCTCTTTTAAGTTCTTATATTCATTGTCGTTTTTCTGATTCTTGAGTATGTGTTTATTAGGATACCATTTTCCCTATGACGTTCCTTTCAAATGTATTGTTTTGATAGTTTGGTACATTGATTATAATGTTTATGTTGTCCTTGATTTTTCACCTCCAACTTTGGAATCTTAACCTTAGGATTATTATATCCCTCCTTTGCCTCATATTCTTCTAAATCCTATGATTCACTCAAATCTTGCCGTTTTTAGTATTTGTATCTTTCTTAGCCCTTTCCTTTTAACATTATTCATTCATTTCCTCTAAATTCATGTTTTCTAGACCTCTTCTACCATGTGTTTATCAAAATGTTCTTTCTAATCTTTGTTTGTTAAGATCATCTTAAAGTCTTTATCTTCAATTATTCATAAATTTTCATATTCGTAGGTTTAATCTTTTATACGACCTTTGCAAGATTACTTTTCTTCCTCTTCCTATAAGTTAATAATTGAATCAATCGAAAAATTGCTaccaataattaattaaaattctAGTTCATTCATAATTAGGAAAGCCAACATTTCCACATAAAACATTAAAAAGCAACACCGACGcccgaaagaaaaattaaataaaatccaATCATAAAGTGATTATGCCTTTGTTAGATCAAATCTTCTTTTTCTAATCTTGTTCCATACCAACCCCTTTGAGAACATGCCTTCCTCTCTTTTGCAGGTACTGATCCTCCTACCTTGAGCATATTGACCATCCTTCCCTGGTCGCATCTCTTTTTAAGGAATTGTTATCTTAGCAGGTCCTTTatattagagcattactcgggtgaacccaccaagcgttttggtttccatattttagtatcaaaactcataagtcccTTGATTAGGTtaccagagtcaacttcgtaaTTAGGTTAGACCAGGAAGTCTataaatattgagacatacaatctgaagacctgaagactCCAAAGACATATCGTTcctcctcttgaggttagtaatacgagacttgacttgtttccatttctatgtcGTAAGCTTTCAAGTCTTTTCTTAATGAAAAATagcatgcgaagttatatatatgaaactataatataatagacttgatcatcacattgtgatcaaagtgtcaaggatcaatatatcaatagtgataagtgttggtatattgaattataaagtataatgcttatcttttgaactttataattgcgacatcaacataatctttgtaagtcattactagattgtgtagtgaacataggtttgatttcatacctagaaaactatgtctaattacatgagtttaaggaagtagacatacaaacttgttttgtagtcgaaaggaaatcaaaaggattgaAGGTTCGATattcattgaagatcttaaggttggaccgatcctaacatatatag encodes:
- the LOC113349959 gene encoding AT-hook motif nuclear-localized protein 20-like, translated to MANRWWTGPVGLPGMEPSSVSVSPGMKKRDPDGGDEEEERENEDEQRDDQGAVEVGSRRPRGRPPGSKNKPKPPIFVTRDSPNALRSHVMEIAGGADVAESVAQFARRRQRGVYVLSGSGAVVNVTLRQPAAPGAVVALPGRFEILSLAGSYLPGRAPPGATGLTVYLAGGQGQVVGGCVVGTLTASGPVMVIAATFGNATYERLPLEEAEHNNQQDHEEAGSGGCGGQGLENSPPAVGSSGSQQQQLPDLSTQMPVYNLSPNLLANNNNASGAQLNHDAYAWAHARPPF